A stretch of the Deltaproteobacteria bacterium genome encodes the following:
- the ald gene encoding alanine dehydrogenase produces MIIGVPKEVKNRENRVAIVPGGVKQLVQAGHRVLIEKNAGVGAGIPDEKYKAAGAEILPTAAAVWGEAEMIIKVKEPIASEYELMRPDQILYTYLHLAAVPELAQALVKRRVSAIAYETIELEDRSLPLLTPMSEVAGRMAVQVGAQLLQKHNGGKGLLLGGVPGVKRGRVTIVGGGVVGINSAKMAIGLGANVTILDVSAKRLAYLDDVFGNNVTTLMSNPENIADAVAESDLVIGGVLITGAKAPRLVTREMVRSMERDSAVVDVAIDQGGCVETIRPTTHDDPVYIEENVLHYGVTNIPGDVPKTSTYALTNVTIKYALEIANRGFKDALAQSQALRHGLNAYQGHITHKAVAEALGMKFQAYS; encoded by the coding sequence ATGATTATCGGCGTGCCAAAGGAAGTTAAGAACCGGGAGAATCGGGTCGCAATCGTGCCAGGTGGCGTAAAGCAGCTGGTGCAGGCCGGCCATCGGGTTCTGATCGAGAAGAATGCTGGCGTTGGCGCTGGTATCCCCGATGAGAAATATAAGGCAGCTGGTGCCGAGATCCTTCCTACCGCAGCAGCGGTTTGGGGTGAGGCTGAAATGATCATCAAGGTTAAAGAGCCGATCGCATCTGAGTACGAACTCATGCGTCCGGACCAAATTCTCTATACCTACTTGCATCTCGCAGCAGTGCCTGAATTGGCGCAAGCTTTAGTGAAGCGCCGCGTATCCGCCATCGCTTACGAAACGATCGAGCTTGAAGATCGCTCGTTACCTCTATTAACGCCGATGAGTGAAGTTGCCGGACGTATGGCCGTGCAAGTTGGTGCGCAGCTCTTGCAGAAGCATAATGGCGGCAAAGGTTTGCTCCTTGGTGGTGTACCGGGCGTTAAGCGCGGCCGTGTTACCATCGTCGGTGGTGGTGTCGTAGGCATCAACTCTGCCAAGATGGCCATTGGTCTGGGTGCAAACGTTACGATACTTGACGTTAGTGCTAAACGTCTTGCCTACCTCGACGATGTATTTGGTAACAACGTCACGACGCTGATGTCTAACCCTGAGAATATCGCCGACGCCGTTGCCGAGTCAGATCTTGTGATCGGTGGTGTGCTCATTACTGGTGCTAAAGCACCGCGCCTTGTAACGCGTGAGATGGTTCGCTCCATGGAACGCGATTCCGCCGTAGTCGACGTAGCTATCGATCAAGGTGGTTGCGTTGAGACTATCCGACCTACCACCCATGACGATCCAGTTTACATCGAGGAAAATGTCCTCCATTACGGTGTGACCAACATCCCCGGGGACGTGCCCAAGACCAGCACCTACGCATTAACCAACGTCACCATTAAGTATGCTCTCGAGATTGCTAACAGAGGCTTCAAAGATGCCCTGGCGCAGTCACAGGCTCTGCGTCACGGCCTCAACGCCTACCAAGGACACATCACCCACAAAGCGGTGGCTGAAGCTCTCGGTATGAAGTTTCAAGCCTACAGCTAA
- a CDS encoding MBL fold metallo-hydrolase, which yields MPILRLDAQIFSTVILEVESLQATVTILGSGTSTGVPVIGCNCPTCKSADPRDHRLRSSLLLTTASQNLVIDTGPDFRMQMLKAGVTKLRDVLYTHTHADHCHGFDDLRAFYFSSREAIVCHVARQHCGEFRQRFSYAFEDTGYLGTKPQVVLAPFDNSRIKVGALEVEPAFVPHGHTDTAVFKIGRFAYATDFKQFPESLIKQWRGQIDTMVASAIRYGQHPTHSCVDETLALFDALAVKNGYLTHIAHELRHAVDEAKLPSHVRMAYDGLAIQVEL from the coding sequence ATGCCAATCTTGAGACTGGACGCGCAGATTTTCTCGACAGTTATTTTAGAGGTTGAGTCCTTGCAGGCTACCGTGACCATTCTTGGCAGTGGGACCAGCACCGGGGTGCCGGTGATTGGCTGCAATTGTCCGACCTGTAAGAGTGCCGACCCTCGTGATCATCGGTTGCGGTCCTCCCTACTACTGACGACTGCCAGCCAGAACTTGGTGATCGATACGGGTCCTGATTTTCGTATGCAGATGCTGAAAGCAGGCGTCACGAAGCTTAGGGATGTGCTGTACACCCACACCCATGCCGATCATTGCCATGGCTTTGACGATTTGCGGGCATTTTACTTTAGCAGTCGTGAAGCTATCGTTTGCCATGTAGCCAGGCAGCACTGTGGTGAGTTTCGTCAGCGATTTTCTTACGCTTTCGAGGACACTGGCTACCTGGGCACCAAACCCCAGGTGGTGCTGGCCCCGTTTGACAACTCTAGAATTAAAGTTGGCGCGCTCGAAGTCGAGCCCGCTTTTGTGCCTCACGGTCATACCGACACGGCCGTTTTTAAAATTGGTCGCTTTGCTTATGCCACGGATTTCAAGCAGTTTCCCGAAAGTCTGATCAAACAATGGCGGGGTCAGATCGACACTATGGTGGCCAGCGCGATTCGCTATGGGCAGCACCCAACGCACAGCTGTGTCGATGAAACTCTGGCGCTGTTCGATGCTCTTGCCGTCAAAAATGGCTATCTGACTCATATTGCTCATGAATTGCGCCACGCGGTGGATGAGGCTAAGTTGCCGTCCCATGTCCGTATGGCCTATGACGGCCTAGCCATCCAGGTCGAGCTCTAA
- a CDS encoding ATP-dependent DNA helicase RecQ, with translation MTTECIPVSGQKSLISKDNLSNIWLEQAAHTARAVFGYDGLRPHQTQVLEQVLAGRDCLAVLPTGAGKSLCYGLPAHMRPGLVLVISPLIALIRDQQHKFAASGIASAALDSLQSMEERAAVWERLERRELQLLIVSPERLARADFRDRLKSENLQLVAVDEAHCISQWGGNFRPDYRLIGSYLRDFGPVPKLAVTATATQKVREDIIQALDLRSPEVVWGGFARENLRLKVVRADKVAALFAATLQAVLGADGSGIVYTPTRKQTREVWRMLTSAGIASAMYHGGLSASLRDEAQQAFMTDKVRVVVATHAFGLGIDKSNIRFVHHAGMPGSLEQYVQEIGRAGRDGQPATCSLVFGSRDYHVHKFMIDKSFPDLAILRSLLGLARSYLADSMGESPESLVRHLCRESGLDQADVATGLDVLCREGILSRLRTRMGGLGGYDEELIAADGSGDEVGFFRDYPLRKLESLAKLEAMRSYANLETGRADFLDSYFRG, from the coding sequence ATGACCACAGAATGCATCCCGGTATCAGGTCAGAAATCACTGATATCAAAAGACAATTTGTCCAATATTTGGCTGGAGCAGGCTGCTCACACGGCGCGTGCGGTATTTGGCTACGATGGTCTGAGGCCGCACCAGACACAAGTACTCGAGCAGGTGCTAGCCGGCCGCGATTGTCTGGCCGTGCTGCCAACTGGTGCAGGTAAGTCACTATGCTACGGTTTGCCGGCTCACATGCGTCCCGGTTTGGTGTTGGTGATTTCTCCATTAATCGCCTTGATCCGCGATCAGCAGCACAAGTTTGCTGCATCTGGCATTGCCAGCGCTGCCTTAGATAGCCTCCAGTCTATGGAGGAGCGCGCTGCAGTGTGGGAGCGTCTCGAGCGTCGTGAGCTGCAGCTGCTCATAGTTTCGCCGGAACGACTCGCCCGAGCCGACTTTCGCGACCGGTTAAAATCGGAAAACTTACAGTTAGTGGCCGTTGACGAGGCCCATTGTATCAGCCAGTGGGGCGGAAATTTTCGACCTGATTATCGCCTGATCGGGAGTTATTTACGCGATTTTGGTCCGGTGCCAAAGTTGGCCGTGACGGCGACTGCGACGCAAAAGGTGCGTGAGGACATCATCCAGGCCTTAGATTTGAGGTCGCCTGAGGTGGTTTGGGGTGGTTTTGCTCGCGAAAATTTGCGCCTTAAGGTCGTGCGGGCTGATAAGGTCGCCGCGTTGTTTGCGGCCACCTTGCAGGCAGTGCTGGGCGCGGACGGTTCCGGAATTGTCTATACACCCACACGGAAGCAGACGCGTGAGGTATGGCGCATGCTTACATCCGCGGGGATCGCGTCGGCCATGTATCATGGTGGATTATCCGCTTCCTTACGCGATGAGGCGCAACAAGCATTCATGACGGACAAGGTTCGTGTTGTGGTGGCCACGCATGCCTTTGGTTTAGGAATTGACAAGTCCAATATTCGCTTCGTGCACCATGCCGGCATGCCAGGAAGTCTTGAGCAATACGTCCAAGAAATTGGTCGCGCTGGTCGTGATGGTCAGCCGGCTACATGCAGTCTAGTTTTTGGATCCAGGGACTATCATGTACATAAATTCATGATCGATAAGAGCTTCCCTGATCTAGCCATACTCCGCTCCCTCCTGGGGTTGGCGCGCAGTTACTTAGCCGACTCTATGGGCGAGAGCCCAGAGTCCCTTGTGCGCCACCTTTGTCGTGAGTCGGGTCTTGATCAAGCCGATGTGGCGACGGGCCTCGATGTCCTTTGTCGGGAGGGTATCCTCAGTCGGCTACGCACGCGCATGGGCGGATTGGGTGGCTACGATGAGGAGTTGATCGCGGCAGATGGTAGCGGCGATGAGGTTGGCTTTTTTCGCGATTATCCGCTGCGCAAACTGGAGAGTCTGGCTAAACTAGAGGCCATGCGCAGTTATGCCAATCTTGAGACTGGACGCGCAGATTTTCTCGACAGTTATTTTAGAGGTTGA
- the dnaX gene encoding DNA polymerase III subunit gamma/tau: MVLVVSYQPLARKYRPKSFAELVGQESVARALANAIAMEREPHGVIFTGVRGVGKTTVARLYAKALNCSQRLQTEHGIEPCNTCESCVAIARGNHEDVLEIDGASNTGVNDVRALQETVVYLPQRSAFKVYIIDEVHMLSQAAFNALLKTLEEPPSHVVFVFATTEMHKVPQTIVSRCQAFHLAKLATPRIVARLRQIVECEGISAEERALAVIAREGHGSLRDALTLLDQAIALGAGSVGLEALRGVVVNLSSSPYLNLLTALVQRDAKTALALIDQMDQEGATFLSVVEETAHLARHAFVRQGLGQNAADIAQLGLDDAELAKLESIVVAAAPLDLNRIFRTLVKCRDDLDGSSMDRFIFENYVCEWCFDPGLPELAALLTQTAAATETTTGTAVVNTAATPRQAAPAAVVTPPAAASINAVQSSQLPAGETTLAVSRPGVPGAASAPRPREFPSSWRQLVDAWKQEKPLQARKLEEVHPLEYSAARIVLAVSDQSYASRSLLQRDEQQKIRDQFRELFSFNGMLVIEAKGAEATSAAALPATILHERGIEAEGRRAKLVEDAKQAPFTRDLLTVLGGQLEDVRIADSDRA, translated from the coding sequence ATGGTCTTGGTTGTGAGCTATCAGCCCTTAGCGCGCAAATACCGACCCAAAAGCTTTGCTGAGTTAGTGGGTCAAGAGTCCGTTGCCAGAGCTTTGGCTAACGCGATCGCTATGGAGCGAGAGCCGCACGGCGTGATTTTCACGGGCGTCAGGGGTGTTGGCAAGACGACGGTTGCTCGTCTTTATGCCAAGGCGCTGAATTGCAGTCAGAGGCTTCAGACGGAGCACGGTATCGAGCCGTGTAACACCTGTGAGAGTTGTGTCGCTATCGCTAGGGGCAACCATGAGGACGTGCTGGAGATTGACGGTGCTTCCAACACCGGCGTTAACGACGTCAGAGCCTTGCAGGAAACGGTGGTTTATTTGCCCCAGCGTTCGGCGTTCAAGGTTTATATTATTGACGAAGTGCACATGCTGTCGCAGGCGGCCTTCAATGCATTGCTGAAGACGCTAGAGGAGCCACCATCGCATGTGGTGTTCGTCTTTGCCACTACCGAGATGCATAAAGTTCCTCAGACTATAGTTTCGCGTTGCCAGGCCTTCCACCTCGCTAAACTAGCGACGCCGCGCATAGTGGCAAGGCTGAGGCAAATTGTTGAGTGTGAGGGCATCAGCGCTGAGGAGCGTGCATTGGCCGTGATCGCGCGCGAGGGGCATGGGTCTCTACGCGATGCTCTGACCTTGCTTGATCAGGCTATTGCTCTGGGTGCAGGTAGTGTGGGGCTAGAGGCACTGCGCGGGGTTGTTGTTAACCTGTCATCATCGCCTTACCTGAATCTTCTGACGGCCTTGGTGCAGCGCGATGCTAAGACGGCATTAGCCCTTATCGATCAGATGGATCAAGAGGGAGCGACCTTTTTAAGTGTGGTGGAGGAGACAGCGCATTTGGCGCGTCACGCCTTTGTGCGGCAAGGCCTGGGACAGAATGCTGCTGACATTGCGCAGCTTGGTCTCGATGATGCGGAGTTAGCCAAGTTAGAGTCGATTGTAGTGGCGGCGGCCCCTCTCGACCTCAATAGGATATTTCGCACCCTAGTCAAATGTCGTGATGACCTAGATGGGTCTAGCATGGACCGCTTCATATTCGAGAACTATGTCTGCGAATGGTGCTTTGACCCAGGGTTACCTGAACTGGCTGCGTTGCTGACCCAAACCGCTGCAGCCACTGAAACTACAACAGGTACGGCGGTAGTAAATACAGCTGCGACGCCACGTCAAGCCGCTCCAGCCGCGGTAGTGACGCCGCCTGCTGCAGCTTCAATCAACGCTGTGCAATCGTCACAGTTACCGGCAGGCGAGACGACCTTGGCCGTTAGCCGGCCCGGTGTACCTGGTGCTGCCAGTGCGCCCAGACCTAGGGAATTTCCATCAAGCTGGCGGCAGCTGGTCGATGCTTGGAAGCAAGAGAAGCCCCTTCAGGCACGAAAACTAGAAGAAGTGCACCCACTTGAGTACAGTGCCGCGCGTATTGTCCTTGCTGTTAGTGACCAAAGTTATGCCAGTCGCTCGCTGTTGCAGCGTGACGAGCAGCAAAAGATTCGCGATCAGTTTCGCGAGCTCTTCTCCTTCAATGGTATGCTAGTAATTGAAGCTAAAGGTGCGGAAGCCACTAGCGCAGCGGCCTTACCAGCAACGATCCTGCATGAGCGTGGGATTGAGGCGGAGGGGCGTCGTGCTAAGCTGGTAGAAGATGCAAAGCAGGCGCCGTTCACACGCGATCTTTTAACCGTCTTGGGCGGGCAGCTCGAAGATGTTAGAATTGCCGACAGTGACCGTGCATAG
- a CDS encoding gliding-motility protein MglA: MAFTNFDTKEINCKIIYFGPRGAGKTENLRSIYKNTAKEARSGLIELEESRGGTKFFDFLPVSMGHVKDFHLKLHLFTLPTNPLYESVNSVILKGVDGIVFVADSRVELMAENIQSLAETRRLLADEGYNFSDLARVVQYNKRDLQDLVPLDVMRHELNPSNLPDQKAIARDSMGTMETLQAMSKLVLKKIAP; encoded by the coding sequence ATGGCCTTCACCAATTTTGATACAAAAGAGATCAACTGCAAGATCATCTATTTCGGCCCCCGTGGAGCCGGTAAGACTGAGAATTTGCGGTCGATCTATAAGAACACGGCTAAAGAGGCGCGTAGCGGACTCATCGAGCTCGAGGAGTCTCGCGGTGGGACCAAGTTTTTCGACTTTTTGCCCGTCAGTATGGGCCATGTGAAAGATTTTCATCTCAAGCTCCATCTTTTTACCCTGCCGACTAATCCACTCTACGAATCGGTGAATTCGGTTATACTGAAGGGCGTGGACGGTATTGTTTTTGTCGCTGACTCGCGCGTTGAGCTAATGGCTGAAAATATCCAGAGTCTAGCCGAGACGCGCCGGCTGCTTGCCGACGAGGGTTATAACTTCAGCGACTTAGCCCGCGTGGTGCAATACAACAAACGAGATCTGCAGGATTTGGTGCCACTCGATGTTATGCGGCATGAATTAAATCCTAGTAATTTACCGGATCAAAAAGCGATTGCACGCGATTCGATGGGCACCATGGAGACTTTGCAGGCGATGTCTAAACTAGTCCTGAAGAAGATTGCCCCATGA